The genome window CCGTCGCGCCGGCAACTCCTACAACGATCCCGGCGAGGGCGAGCAGCGCGCCGCGCAGAATTACCATCCGCACCACGCGGCGGCGCTCCGCGCCCAGTGCCATGCGGATGCCGATCTCGCGCGTGCGCCGCGTCACTTCCTGCGCCAGCAGGGCGTAGATGCCGATCGCCGCGAGCAGCAGGGCGAGGGCGGCGAACAGGCTGGCCAGATGCGCCAGTAGACGCTCGCGGAATAGCAGCGTCGCGATACTGGCGGTCTGCGTCGTCGGCCGAATGATGGGCAGATTGGGATCGACCCCGTGCAGCAGCCGGCGCACCACCGGCAGCAGCGCCAGCGGCGCCCCGGCGGTGCGCACCTCGAAGCTGGCCGATCCACGGCTGCTTTCCATGTAAACCGTGGGATCAATGGCTTCCCTTAGATCCTGGTACTTCGCATCGCTGACGACTCCGATGATGGTATAGCGCGGATGCGTGCCGTGTTTGTCGTAACCGAAGACTCGCCCCAAAGGATTTTCCCGGCCGAGATACTTGCGCACGAAGGCCTCGTTCACCAGGGCCGCCTGCGGCGGACGATTGGGATCGGGTTTGGCGCCCGGCGGCGGCGGAGCGACGTAGTCGGTGGAACGGAAATCCCTGCCGGCGAGTACATGCATGCCCAGCGTCTTGAAAAACCCAGTCCCCACTTGCAGCGCATCGGCATCCTGTTCCTTGCCGCCCGGTTGCAGACGATAGCCACTGACCCACAGACTTCCGGTCAGCAGCGCGCTGCTGGAATAGCTCACGTTCTCTACCCCGGGCAACGCCGCAAGATTCCGCTGGACGCGGTCGAGGAGCTGCTGCAGACGCGCGCCGCTGTAGCCCTGCGAGGACGGGTCGAGATTGAACAGCAGCAGATTCTGCGTATCGAACCCGGGATCAATCGAGCGCAGATTGGCAAGCGTGCGCACCAGCAGTCCCGCGCCGGCGAGTACCACCACGCACAGCGCGGCTTGGGCGACCACCAACCCGTTGCCGAGATGGAGCCAGCGCAACTGCCGGCGGCCGGAAACGGAGGCCGAATTGCCGAGGCTGTCTTTGAGGCCAGAGTGCAAATCGCCGCGCAGGCCGTGCAGTGCGGGCGCGAGGCCTGCCAGCACGCCGGTGAGTATGGTCGCGCCCAGCGCGAAAAGCAGCACCCGCCCGTCGAGCGGTGCGTGAACCGCCAGGGTGACGAAGCTGAAACCGCCGGCAATCGTGGCCGCCAGCGCATGTGCGGCCAAATACGCCAAGCCAATGCCGAGGATGCCGCCGCAGACTGCGAGCAATAGACTTTCGGT of Acidobacteriota bacterium contains these proteins:
- a CDS encoding ABC transporter permease yields the protein MSQDLRYAFRAMRRHRGLSAVVILTLALAIGANTAIFSLMDGLLFASLPVRDPQNLLMLHWSARHDLSGIQSMWSFGDCGGAWRKTSNTGSCSFSLPVFHALQQETHTLTELTATAGNQQYDLVAGGQASTMHARLVAGNYFEVMGLQPFAGRLLHAADGRTGAPPVVVLSYAYWQQRFGGSRGAIGSTVELNRHPVMVAGVTRPGFGGITPGMSTDAWLQLGARQALDPHWTPDQDAASSVWLVLFGRPRPGVSHAAVQTELSGLFRNQVIAGPNKVGKASDDPQVEVLPAQSAIAGARQRFRQPLWVLLWLVGAILLIACANIAGLLFGRAQARSREFAVRRALGAGSGSILRQLLTESLLLAVCGGILGIGLAYLAAHALAATIAGGFSFVTLAVHAPLDGRVLLFALGATILTGVLAGLAPALHGLRGDLHSGLKDSLGNSASVSGRRQLRWLHLGNGLVVAQAALCVVVLAGAGLLVRTLANLRSIDPGFDTQNLLLFNLDPSSQGYSGARLQQLLDRVQRNLAALPGVENVSYSSSALLTGSLWVSGYRLQPGGKEQDADALQVGTGFFKTLGMHVLAGRDFRSTDYVAPPPPGAKPDPNRPPQAALVNEAFVRKYLGRENPLGRVFGYDKHGTHPRYTIIGVVSDAKYQDLREAIDPTVYMESSRGSASFEVRTAGAPLALLPVVRRLLHGVDPNLPIIRPTTQTASIATLLFRERLLAHLASLFAALALLLAAIGIYALLAQEVTRRTREIGIRMALGAERRRVVRMVILRGALLALAGIVVGVAGATAVTRYLHSMLYGVSATDPVTLAAVAAILFAVALLACWLPARRAAHVDPMVALRYE